The sequence below is a genomic window from Acropora palmata chromosome 5, jaAcrPala1.3, whole genome shotgun sequence.
TTTCTGACATATCAGCGGCTGACTTCGTGAGAGGAACTGGATTACTTCTAAACAACTTTTGCGGGATTGCACTTCGTTAGTTTTGTATGTTTTCGAAAAAGTTCCCTTGAAATGAGTAAGCACCAAGCTGGTAGTGTCAAGATCAAGCCTAAGAGGCTGTCCATACGAAAGACTCGTTCGCCGACCAGAATTGGCGAACAAATGCTCCAAGAAGCTTACGACCAGGATCGCGAAAGTTCCTTGCCACCTGAACTTCGTTCAAGATTGTGGTCGCTTTTCGCCCAGATAGAAAGAGAATTTGAGGGTGTATATGCCGAAAACATTGCTTGTAAGTTAAGTAATGCGTATTTATAGAGTGTATTCTTCAGGTTGGGTTTAAATATGGtcaaatgttttgaaactaGCCGACAAGTTTTATGTGTTTACATTTTATAACAGCATGagatttgtatttatttaagGCAGGAAAGCTTGTTTGTAATTTGGTAAATATTCTTCTTTTCCGTTTGGATGCAAACACTATTCATGTAATTAGGTTTTCAGGTGTTGTGTATTGCGTTATGGATTTTCAATAATCAATTTAGATTTCAATATTTCTCAAGTGATGTGGGATAGTTAGGAGAAATATGTAATTCGCAGGCATTAATTAGTTTGTACCGGCCCGATGCGAAATTCCGGTCTCGTGTGACTGACAATGCTCACTGTGGCTTATATAATTATGACTTCCATATCTCATGTTCTAGTTACAATTGGTTGTTTCAAAACTGTGGTTGAGGTTTGAGATTCTGGCAGAATTTTTCTTAGCAGGCACACTTTATGTATCACCACCAGGCAATTTGCAGTGTTGTAAAAAGACTGTGAGTAGAGGGCGAATTTACGATAAATGATGGCCATAGGACATTGATTATTCCAGCACTTCCAtacattatttctttttactgTGGAATTGTGGCTCCAAGTGATGAAGTAGGAACCTGTGAAAAATCACAGAAgacataaaacaaagaaaacaaaagagacttAAGTAACAACCAAACCCCAGAACAAACTTataaaacaatggaaaaatatCACTGGTTCTTACACTGAGGTACACCTGGAATTGAACGGTAGCCAGCCAAACTTTGCAAGGAAGTAGATGGCAATATCTCAGGTTAATGGTAAAATTTGACAATCCTGAAACCATGCAACTATTTTTGTACTTTAACCagttcaaaattttccattaGAAAGGTAAAATGTGGGGgaatagaagaaaaaaactaaaaattcaCTGCATCATGCTTTATCTGTAAATTCGATTTGTACTGAAATTCTTCAAACATGCAGTAGTGAGGGATGTGTAATTTGCCTGCAGATGTTCGGCTGAAGTGTGATTAGCACCAAGCAGCATTAAGTGCTGTGATAATCTCACGAGACTAATACTGCTCAGCTATTGTTTGACATTAATCATGCTTCAAACATGTTGTGGTTGGGGCAAAATTTTTGCTCCTAACTAATCAATAAATTTGACCTTAATGTCCACCATGCTGTGTGAATAACCATCTGGTTAAGTGATTTGTAGTTGGATTACTTTGCGTGCATGGTTCAACTAGCTAGTCCTGTTGCACATGTCGCAACATGGGGATCCACAATtaattgaaatgttttaaggTAGAATAGAAGGCAACATGCCTCTTACAAGAGGCAAATttcacatttcaaattttaagaaaCAGACTTTCTTTTCTACAGGGGAGCACtaaaattgtaaaatgttattgttgatgTGACATGaaccaaaatatttttgacaaacaataatgataataatattgttattattgatattattactattattattatgtagtAGTGATAAATAACAGAGTCCTAATTCTAAAGCATATCACTTTAAAAGAATGTTTGAAGAATCCAGAGTATTTtttatccaatttttttttgcacagtaCAAGAGAGGGTGGAGGctttgaatgaaaaactgGATCTTGTCCTAAGTGGAGGAGAAAAGCTAGTAGATGGTGAATTGTCTGCTGAGGGTGCCACTGGCAAGCTTGGATATGCCAAGAAACAGTGTGGGTAGATTGttggtattttttccttttccaccTTATATATTAAGGAAATTAAGAACATTTCATTTGGATGATTGAAACTTAAGCATGgttaaaatggaaataatGTTGGTCTGCATTCACCCTCTCATAATGGCAGCTGAGTGAGTTTCACAGGGAGTTCCTCATGATCACTATATGTTCGCTTGCATGATTGTTATGTTAAACTATGCAATTTACTAATGGGATTCCCCTGGATAATTCATAACACTttaattactcaggcatgatgcgtacaactgtacaataaTTACAAGCACATGAtgtgtgcaactgtacaattacggctcaaatcagggctgctgatgaccaatcagatttcacaaattttgatatagttatgattattatgattattattattattattattattattattattattactagtatTATTGTTCTAGCTTCAAGATTTGAGAGAGAGTAACATAAATTTAGCTCACAGGTGATCAATAAAAGAAACCATTGATTATTGATCTTATAAGTATCTGTGAATAATGAATTACAACATAACAATCATTGTAACATAATGTAACTTTGATATTTAATCACCATAATCAACTGATGtaacattttgttattataGCTGCTAGTCAGTTGATGTCACAGAAGATAAAGACAACCTACAAAGCTTCCACCAGCAAGGTACATGGCACAAACATACTTGAAACTTATGCTGGCAGCATACagcttcttcttttccaatCCTACAAGATTTCATTCTTTTGATTGcaagttaattattaatagcACATTGGAAGCTTGAATGCTTATTATCCTGGCTTCCGGCACTTTGTCACAGCTGTTTTAATGAAGATAAAGATGAGACAAAATCAAGATCAGCAGAGTGCATTCAATCAAACTGGTGCATCTGCTTCTTAAAAAACTTGTATTTATCTACTCAAATCAGAAGCAATCTTTCAGCATCAAATTCATGCGTTTTGCTCTTTTCACCCTTTTCAAAAGGTTCAGCAGTTCcgttttttaagtttttttgcaTCTTTTCCTTGCTCTTtaacttttgtaatttaatCAGTGTCAAAGCTGGGAGTAGTGTGAGTATTTTTTTATGTAGTTATAGTATTTATgtaagttaaaaaagaaaaagaaaaagaaaaagaaaacacaatgcCACACaacctttttgttgtttttataacTAATATCAATTGTAATGGTTTGAGATACATCAAACAAATGGATGCAAATTCACTCAACTAGTCATAAGCTCTTAACAAAGAATGTTTTGGGCCACCACACACATAGAATGAGCCTGTGGTATGATGGGATGCCTATGGTTACCATGGCTACCAATTTCTCATATGAAGTCAAGGGAAAATGCGAGCCAGTCCATCAATACCACGGAATAAAAAATATGAGAACTCTTGAAAAAAGATGTAAATAGAAAGCGTTGTCCTTTGCTGAAGGCAATAAATTCTGATAGATTCTAAAAAATTTGTGATTCTTCATTTCAATGTCAAAGTTTGATTATGACGCGTTTCAGAttgtttcaagtttcaagATTCCAAATCAGGCAACCAGTATTGAGTGCCGTCGCACAAGGAGTTATGTTGGCCATCGGGATGGAGTCTGGGAAGTGTCTTGTGCAAGGCACACCCCAAGCATAATAGGAACAGCATCAGCTGGTAACCTTGACAACATTCATTCTCATCTAACCCCAGTGCATTGCTCAAACTCTTGCAAGTATGCTCAGTCAATGGAAGCATGTATGAACTAGTAGTTTTGAAAGGTCATAGGTTTGACTAATGTCACCAAGAGTAAAAATGTATTCATTAAGCAGGATTAAATTAATAGCACCTTCTTTGCTACTATTGTGAGAATTCTACATATTGACCCTTTCATTCCCAGCAATATTGTCTAGCAGTATTTTCACTTGATGCTAATTAACTCAGTTCCTGTGAGTGTGAAATCATGGTACTTATAAATATCTAGTTTGAGTCATCTCATCCTTAATCAAGAAAAAAGATGCAGCCTTAGTAACAGGTTGCCAAATTGCTGTCAAAATTAGTAACATCACTTAATTCCTTCTGTTCAagttaatatttatttttgagtcAGACAACTAGTATGATTATGCCAAAACTTGTatcatcaaagaaaaattgccaaCTCCCCACTGTTCAATGTTGCTTTTAGGCTGATAATCATTTAtcttctttctttaattttcaataatttgcAGATCGTTCAGCAAGACTTTGGGATGTGGAAACTGGTCATTGTTTGCTTAAATATCTAGGCCATAATGGATCAGGTGGGATCAACAGTTTCTcccattttattttgcaatatttcTTGATCTCATTTTGACTTTGATGTCTGTTCACACTCTacccatttttgtttttagtcaATTCCATTAGATTTCACCCAACTGATGCCATAGTTTGTACaggtaaatttttttaacactTCTGTCACTGCTAAGAGATTGAGATGtcttaaccctttaagccctatgagtgccaaatggcacttatagattttactctgtctgacgccagatgattttactcgtcaatggggaaccccttagggcttaaagggttaactgGAGCAGAGAGGGGAAGTAACAAACTCAACCTAtgtcaaattttgaaattaaaagggCCAAGTCATGCTATGAGATTGCACAgtccatttcaaaatggataCCTTGTATTTATCTGCCCAAATCAAGAACtttaaaaatgaagaaacCAGTGCTTTTCAACAGATTTCAACTTCAGCCCAAGGGGACTTAGCACAGCAGTGGTGGACAACAAAAAGTGACCCAAAGTTTGTAAAGTTAGTTGGATCCCAATGTGCATACCCCAGAATTAAACTTTGGGCCACATTGGAGGATGTTAAGTGTTCTGACTGTTATGTCCACCCTACTTCTTGTTGTCTCCTTGCTGCTCCGCTTCAATAAGTACAATTTTTGTCAGCTACCAGTAATTTTCTGTAACTGTTTGTTGCCAATTCTGAGTGATATAATATTGTCTGTTTCTCCATCAGGATCAGGGGATGGAACTTGCCACATTTGGAGAGCTATTGTGTCAAGTCCTGAACAGGTGAGAagatttcttcttttgttgctGGTTCAATTAACTAAAGAAATTCACTGTACTGCCGAGAACTCTGTCTTCTTTGGTTGAGAACAAACTTGGGAAATAACTCTTACTAGCAACCTAGGAGCCAGAGATACCAGTGCTGGTTTTACAGTCAtcaaaaagcaacatttaGAGATGTGATTCttctgccattttttttctcttgggGACATCCAAGTAAAATCCAAACGCTCATAAGACTTAGCATGGAACCATGCCTCCAGAGGCAAAATTTGAAGAACTGCTAACTTCTTTACTTGGATGATGATTTCTTTTGACTTGTCCAAGTTTCCTGTAGCTCAGCGATAAAGCATCCAAGCTAgtgttaattattttgaggTCATTAACAATGTCATTGACCTAGGAacttttctattttctcaCAGCGATCCCATCCTGGTTCTGCGGACGAAGCTGACAACGTAACAGATGAAGAACTTGAAGGTAAATAACTTCCAAGAGATGTAATACAACTTAGCACAGcttgatttttgtttatttagaAGTGGGTTTTCAAACGCAAGATATGTTTCAAGAACTGGGGTAAAAACTCTTTCAAGTTTAAAGCACTCCTTTGTAATTATGccatgttttcattttatgttATACAGACAACCCAGATGGCTCAACTCCTGCCATCTTTAAAACACCAACTTGTGAACTGAAAGGACATGAAGGTATGAATAAAGCAGGACTCTTTGAGAAGTGCCTAATCCTGCTTTACCATCATTGCGAAAATGGAATTTGAAACCCTGTTGAACAATTTTGGAGTTATTAGTTACTACATCAAACTGTTTGTGTTTGTCATGGTAGTTTTGGTTTGATGTGAGCATTTTCACTACCTTGCTATCCCTGCTTAGGTGGCTGCATCTTAGTTTGTCTCTGTAACTGTTCTTCTTGTTTTAGGGGCTGTTATTGCTGCTGACTGGTTTACATCTGGGAAACAAGTTGTAACAGCTTCTTGGGACAGAACGGCAAAACTTTGGGATGTGGAGACAGCTGATCAAGTCCATCAGTTAACTGGTaattcaaatcaaaataacatttCAGTGCCACCAAAAATGTACCCAGCTTGTCAGTTTTAAATCTGTTCCCTAAAcaactatttttttcttttacaaagtCAGCTGGACACACAAAAAGGTTTCATTTCTTAGGTTGGTTGAAGTTTGATGAAGTTTTTTTCCAGCTGCTTCTTCTCAAAACATGATGTGATAACcaaattcaatattttaaaatgccTAGTTCTTTGTGAAAGTCAAGCAGGTGGACAGCAAATGTGGGCCTAggcctatttttttttctttgaagggAGAGAGATATGACACAAatgcttgattttttaggtcaTGACCAGGAGCTGACACACACCTGTACCCATCCCAGTCAGCAACTTATTGTCACCTCGTCTACAGACACTACTTTCAGGTTGTGGGATTTTAGGACCCCATCAATTCACTCAGTCAATGTGTTCCAAGGACACTCTGAGTAAGACGTTAACTATTTTTTAAACTTCCTTGCCGATATACTTAAAGGGTTCTTAATGTACAACTTATCCGTATGCAATCCGTCTACCCCACCCTATCCCTCCCAAAGACTGTTGAAACCTGAGTTGGGTAGGCTGGAGGAATTTGGAAGCCTTCTTTAAACGTCTTGTTACTAAAGGACAAACACTTTGACTCTTTTATCCAACTGGGCCTACCTTTGCTTTGGAAAATTACACAACTTGCAAATTTCATAAGAGTTGTCGGGTGATACTCCAGCTTGGTAATCCTGTGCCCTCCTCGTAGTTTTAAATTTGCTTGAGGGCTTGTAATTATGTTACTGAAGGCCTCTGTCGAGTCACCTTATtaatgttgtttgtttcacaGCACTGTTAGATCAACTGCATTCACGACGAAAGACATTGTTGTGAGTGGCAGCGATGACAGAACTGTCAAGGTATTATTTCGCGTTTTGGTAGTCACggtatttaattttattcaacTACGATCCGGGTGGTTCTTGAAAAAGTCCAGCTTTATTTATCCCTTCAGTTCTAAAGAATCGAAAATGATCTTCATAGGTCCGCTGGTTTGTGTTTCAGGTGTGGGATTTGAAAAATATGCGTTCTCCGCTCACGACAATCAACACAGACTCCTCTATCAACAGGTATCTCGTGGACTGAACTTTGTGGCCCTCGatcatcaaaatgaaaataaaaaaaaaaacaaaaaaggtgtCGAAAAGCATTGCAAAGTATCTGATTTTTATCTAGCTAGCAGAGCTTAAAATGGAGATTTTTGGAGGGCCCGATTGTATTTATCGAATCAGAGGAACAAAAATCAATTACGAGTTGCAGGCTCtcattttcccgcgctttgttCGCTGTAGTTTTAGCACTGATTCCTTGTCCCTTCAcgatggaaatttgacccttaaaaatttgtttgacTCTCAATTTTAGTAATTGAGTGACAGTTTCCCTTGAAATAGcccgaaaaagaaaaattaataataagaattattCACGGCTCagcaaatatccaccactgtTCACCGACACCAAGGTTTTAGTacataccacacaagttgaataaatagcgcCGACAACCACTATATCTGtaacaattaacagaaaaatgatcGTTTAATGTTTAACGCTTTCGCCAGCGTTCGatagaaaaatgattttgtttgccttttttttgtgcatGGACATGCGTTGAAATAGTTCGCGACTTTCAGGTCTTTGAAGTGACTCACATGTCTGTTTGGTTGCGTACCTTTTCAGACTCTCTGTGTCACCTGTGAACAACATCGTCGCCCTTCCTCATGACAATCGGCACATTCGTTTGTTTGACATCAGCGGCGTCAGGTTAACACGGCTACCTCGACGAAATGGTCAGgtatgttttcatttttacggAGGCTAGTTTAAAATTGTTTGAGATGCAGCAGAGCAACTCTACTATGCGATTGTCTTCTACCAAAACGTTCAAATCCGTACTTCGAAGAACTTCGAAGAGGCGGGAAAAACGCGGGCTACCTCATTTTTCATTACCCGCGCTTGATGTCAAGTGTCTCCTTTTCTTTGAGCTCAGATCGTAGGTTTGGATAAATTCTGCTCGTACAATGCATATGGCTTATTCTGCCTGCCGGCAATGCTCGTAAAAATGGCTTATTCTGCTCAAAATTCTAGTCGAAATCCGAAAAAAGGTTTTGTATTTATTTCGCAAATATAGTAGAGAGCAACAAATTAGATATTCATTATGCGTAGCAAAATTGTAATTCATCTTAGTGTAGGTCACTACCACTATTACACGAAACAgcgaatttttttcaacattattTGTGCCACTGATTTTCCCTTATTCTGCTCGAAAATAACCTATTCAGCCGGCAGAATGCTGGCCTCACTAACTCTGAAAACTCAGTAACTCTAAAACACTAATTCTGCTCGAAATTCTGGCGGCAAAATTTATCGAAGCCTATCTGATTCTTATTTTGTTGCGTGAGTTAATTATAATGTGTGAGCTAATTTTGACTGGCTTTAAGTTTTTCGGTAGCATTGTTGATTGGGACTTTGAATGCGAGATGTTTGTAAATGTCACTAAATATCAAGTGAAGCTGTTTTTGCATGTCATTTTCAGGGCCATCAACGAATGGTGTGTTCGACCGCTTGGGGAGAAGAGACAAGCGCGAAGGCTTGCTGTAATTTGTTCTCGTGTGGatttgacaaaagagtgcttGGATGGCAGGTCAGAGAGGAAAAGGACAAATAGGCCCAGAAGacaaaatgatttgtaaaaaaataattgcacAATTCACAATTGAATGTCACCCTGGTCATATGTCATTTCACATTGACAACCGACAGGGAAAAGTTGGTTGACTACAAAAATTAGACCTACAGTTGTtagtcaaaaacaaaagttgggttctttgtttcactctcGCTCCCACCGACTCAGccccacagtttctttagaaactagaaatccatctACAGTAGTCAGTGATTGTTAAGCAAGAAATTTTGTGTTGGTCAGAAGAGCTGTTTTAAATTGTCCCGAAAGAAGTAAACTATTTGCATGTCAGGAGGGCGGTTTAATTTAAGAGTCGAAAGAAATGAACTATTTGCCCGGGTAAGTGACTTAAATTTCTATATCATTCTCAACCAATTACAGATAGAGGCTTTACCCTATTAATTTGTCAGTCCTTCTTAGGgctttttcccgcgctttgcgTCAGCAGAGCGCTTTTCCTCTGCGTTTTAATTGGTTCGTTTGATTGCCTATATCTGTTTcgatttttgatttttggaGTAAATTACTGTGGCAAAACACAAGGAGAAGTCTTGTCACGATGCACACTTAAAAATGTTACCCTGTGTGGGGCGAGTGTTAGGCAAAAACTttttgtaaaaggaaaaatatcaactAAGATTGATGTTCTTTTCCAAAGGTTGAAAACTTGCAATCTAAACATTACTTTGGACAATTTTATAAtggtaaaatgaaataatggATAGTGTAGAGTGTGGAATAATAAATAGAAAGGgctatagaccactttcataaatggccgCGTATTTTGATATTCCTtggtatttatgttaattagacatactggcctcactttgatttaaatattcgtttgaattttgcccatgccAGCAAGGCTAGaaagaatattaatttgatcgccattatgaaagaggtctatgaCCATATAACAAAGTTCTGTCGAACAAGGACAGCATGAAAggcaaaaaggaaagaaataaacttaaccCTTGTAGTGGCGTGTTCACACTGGAGTGCACGTCTGTCCTATcagttttgtttagtttctaGTCTTTTACCAGTGTTTTTTCCAGGCCTCCTCCACCAACAGCGCTTTCATTACGTAGACAAAAAAGCTGGCATTTCTAGCGTCAGCAATAAAAGCTGCAAAGACGCTGCGGACGAGTTTGTGGTTACCTTAGTTCCTTAGTATATTTTGTTGGCTCTTTTTGAGGATAGTTTTCCCTCCGAtgaggcagggagggagagagagagagaaatgtcggcccctagccCATACtggacagatccctttcatccatcTAGCTCTGTTCCTAATCTATGCTAAAATCAATGTCTatgcattttcaaaagtggTTCTTTTATTTCCTCCATATGGTTTGTCGATTTGAGTCGTGATATGGTGTACTATTGCCATTTGCACATGCGCTCTTGCAAAACAACTGCTAATATGGCTTCATTATGCTACGTAAAGGTGCATACTGGTGGGAATCCTAGGccttaaaatgcaaaatttggcaTTCCTCAGATGCGGATTTAACTGACATCTTGAGCGTTCAGCGTTAATCAGCTCTAACAAAGGACAAATGCACGAAATGTCAGCTCTTTTATTTGTTGCGGTTGCTAATTTACATCATCAGCGTTATGTACAACACCAGAAAAAGTCGTTTGAACTGTGGAGTAGAGCACAAGTGGGGTTGAAAACTGCCATGATGAAGTCAACCTTATACAATAATCAACTATGTTTGACGCGTCGCCGTATTGTATTTACCAATACCAATTCTTGATTACTTCTCACATCCTTTGCAACGCGAACTGGAGGGAATCAACGGCGAAATTCTTATCATGACAATGATAAATTAATGATACTTCAAGTGACCTTATCTTTAACTTTCCACAACCTCTACCTGCCTTATTGGTCCTATATTGAGCAGAAACGCTCAATTTAATTGCGGAGAAAATTTGTCATTAAGTTTTGCCAGTGCATGTTGCTCATCAAACAAATTCTGAGTGACATTTATAAGAAACGACAAATGGCAAACATTTGCATTACAATAGTAAAATGTAAACAACTTTTCAGTGGTGAAAGTTCTTTAATGTCATTACAAATTCAAAGTATTAGACAAACAGAAGCCGAAAGCAAGACTAATTGCTCACACGATACCATCGATGTCGCAGACATTACACGAACAGCACTTGTTAAAGTATCCGtggagtaaattttttcaacggaaaagatattttgaacaaaaacaaaaacgcgaACTGAAGACATTGGCAACCTTCATTCAAGCTTTTGTATAACAGAATGTGTCGCTGGGGTTGCCCTGAAATTAAGTTGGTGGGTGAAATCcttgaatttaaaacatgtATCTATCTGGTGTCGTTTTTACAGCGCCACCTGTTACATTTTCCTCTCGTTTCACTGGACGTTCTATAGCACCGCTGTAATATGTGTTagagacaaaaagaaatgtgAAGTGCAAGTAGCATATTCAGATTAAAGAAAATTGCAGTTACAAATGTAACGAAGGGCAAGCTTGAAAAACTTGGACTTGAAACATAACAGGCCTGAATCTCACAGACTTTAGTTTTGATACTGTTCAAGCCTTACTTTGAAAACTGAGATGATATTCAGTCTTGATATGTACCTCTTTAAGTTCAGCAACATGCAATTATGCTTTCGAGTTGATCTTCGTAACCAGGTAATTAATTTAGGTGGAAAGACGAACACCGTGTGCGGCAGTGGTTATGCGTATTACCGCGGGTTTTAGAACTAGAAGTCTGAATATTTGGCACATCAAATCTATGAAACCAATAAAACTGAAGGCCCGCCACGCGCTATTAGAA
It includes:
- the LOC141881828 gene encoding WD repeat-containing protein 37-like: MSKHQAGSVKIKPKRLSIRKTRSPTRIGEQMLQEAYDQDRESSLPPELRSRLWSLFAQIEREFEGVYAENIALQERVEALNEKLDLVLSGGEKLVDGELSAEGATGKLGYAKKQSASQLMSQKIKTTYKASTSKIVSSFKIPNQATSIECRRTRSYVGHRDGVWEVSCARHTPSIIGTASADRSARLWDVETGHCLLKYLGHNGSVNSIRFHPTDAIVCTGSGDGTCHIWRAIVSSPEQRSHPGSADEADNVTDEELEDNPDGSTPAIFKTPTCELKGHEGAVIAADWFTSGKQVVTASWDRTAKLWDVETADQVHQLTGHDQELTHTCTHPSQQLIVTSSTDTTFRLWDFRTPSIHSVNVFQGHSDTVRSTAFTTKDIVVSGSDDRTVKVWDLKNMRSPLTTINTDSSINRLSVSPVNNIVALPHDNRHIRLFDISGVRLTRLPRRNGQGHQRMVCSTAWGEETSAKACCNLFSCGFDKRVLGWQVREEKDK